The proteins below are encoded in one region of Lactuca sativa cultivar Salinas chromosome 3, Lsat_Salinas_v11, whole genome shotgun sequence:
- the LOC128132953 gene encoding uncharacterized protein LOC128132953 produces the protein MVSNPRKFVKRKFQANKNRNWQGSYSSEKVKEEPKMCSKSKESKKESNIGGDSDFDCHYCGGKNHFAKDCMLKKKAEKVDEEANLLRRLDEIKKRKSVANNNTMNDSIVIHDGQFDEEWYIDSGCSCHMTGRREELREFRSLKDGGTVKYDNNSFGTIKGYGMITNGDFSIRRVAYVEGLQLNLISVSRIVVGTGLKVSFDDEGTEIVEKKSNNILLKSKRKRKCTL, from the exons ATGGTTTCCAATCCAAGAAAGTTTGTTAAAAGAAAGTTCcaagccaacaagaaccgaaactggcagggaagttatagttctgagaaAGTGAAAGAGGAACCGAAGATGTGTTCAAAGTCAAAAGAATCCAAGAAAGAGTCGAACATTGGTGGTGACTCAGACTTTGATtgccattattgtggaggcaagaatcactttgccaaagactgcatgcTGAAGAAAAAGGCAGAAAAGGTTGAtgaggaagcgaacctcctcAGACGATTGGACGAgatcaagaaaagaaaatcaGTAGCTAACAATAACACCATGAATGATTCGATT GTTATACATGACgggcagtttgacgaagaatggtacattgatagtggctgctcgtgtCACATGACAGGTCGAAGGGAAGAATTGAgagagtttcggtctctcaaggatggtggaacaGTGAAGTACGACAACAATTcgtttggaactatcaaaggctatggaatgattacgaatggtgaCTTCTCAATCAGAAGggtcgcatacgttgaaggattgCAACTCAACCTAATAAGTGTATCACGGATAGTAGTTGGGACCGGATTGAAggtctcatttgatgatgaaggcacAGAGATAGTCGAAAAGAAGTCAAATAACATACTACTGAAATCGAAGCGAAAGAGGAAATGTACCCTTTGA